One segment of Aquimarina sp. BL5 DNA contains the following:
- a CDS encoding GTPase — MKRTIIFIYNADSNIWNKYLDFAHKILSPSTYSCNLCSLTHGNFSENKAWRQFREEVPYEFIFKYKDQFVEECNESEYEKFRFPIVLEQKESVLDILANDKELNMMSSVEDLIETLRKKLT; from the coding sequence TTGAAAAGAACAATTATATTCATATATAACGCTGATTCTAATATTTGGAATAAGTATTTGGATTTTGCACATAAAATTTTAAGCCCATCTACCTATTCTTGTAATCTTTGTAGTTTAACACATGGAAATTTTTCGGAGAATAAAGCTTGGAGACAGTTTAGAGAAGAAGTTCCCTATGAATTTATTTTTAAGTATAAAGATCAATTTGTAGAGGAATGTAATGAGTCTGAATATGAAAAATTTCGATTTCCTATAGTTTTAGAGCAAAAAGAGAGTGTATTAGATATTCTGGCGAATGATAAAGAACTTAATATGATGAGTTCTGTAGAGGATTTAATAGAAACTTTAAGAAAGAAATTGACTTAA
- a CDS encoding FtsL-like putative cell division protein has translation MKQTVYDILKGKFLIADDAMKNWRMLLFLSFLAIIMIASSHNAESKVHEIAKLNNEVRELRTQFVDGRTELMQLKMESSVIGKMTKKGIKRPTKPPQKIIVKE, from the coding sequence TTGAAGCAAACAGTATATGATATATTAAAAGGTAAGTTTCTAATTGCTGATGACGCAATGAAGAACTGGCGTATGCTACTTTTCTTGTCGTTTTTAGCAATAATCATGATTGCGAGTTCTCATAATGCAGAAAGCAAAGTTCATGAAATTGCAAAATTGAATAATGAAGTACGAGAATTAAGAACTCAATTTGTAGATGGTAGAACAGAATTGATGCAATTAAAAATGGAATCATCTGTCATCGGAAAAATGACAAAAAAAGGAATAAAAAGACCAACAAAACCACCACAAAAAATAATAGTAAAAGAATAG
- the nadE gene encoding NAD(+) synthase, giving the protein MQTEKVIDHIVNWLKDYATKANIGGFVVGISGGIDSAVTSTLCAKTGLNVLCVEMPIHQAQSQVNRAQEHISQLKERFNKVSDTQVDLTPVFEEFKNSVPESDSDTRLNLSLANTRARLRMTTLYYLAGLNGYLVAGTGNKVEDFGVGFYTKYGDGGVDISPIADLLKSEVYELARVLEVPDSIQVATPTDGLFGDSRSDEDQIGASYDELEWAMKMKDLGKKNEDFSGREQEVFKIYSRLNTVNQHKMIPIPVCEIPVNLI; this is encoded by the coding sequence ATGCAAACTGAAAAAGTAATTGACCACATTGTAAATTGGTTGAAAGATTATGCAACGAAAGCAAATATTGGCGGATTCGTTGTTGGGATTAGCGGTGGAATTGACAGTGCGGTCACCTCTACTTTATGCGCTAAAACAGGCTTAAATGTTTTATGTGTAGAAATGCCAATACATCAAGCACAAAGCCAAGTAAACAGAGCGCAAGAACATATCTCTCAACTAAAAGAACGATTTAACAAAGTATCTGACACTCAAGTAGATCTAACCCCAGTTTTTGAAGAATTTAAAAATTCGGTTCCAGAAAGTGATTCTGACACACGCTTAAACCTCTCTCTAGCCAATACCAGAGCGCGATTGCGAATGACTACTTTATACTATTTAGCAGGACTAAATGGGTACTTAGTAGCCGGTACTGGAAATAAAGTTGAAGATTTTGGCGTAGGCTTTTATACTAAATATGGTGATGGCGGCGTTGATATAAGTCCAATTGCAGATTTATTAAAGAGTGAAGTTTATGAATTAGCAAGGGTACTGGAAGTACCTGATTCGATACAAGTTGCTACTCCAACTGATGGTTTATTTGGAGATAGCAGAAGTGATGAGGATCAGATTGGAGCGAGTTATGACGAATTAGAATGGGCTATGAAAATGAAGGACTTAGGTAAGAAAAATGAAGATTTTTCTGGCCGAGAACAAGAGGTCTTTAAGATTTATTCCCGTTTAAATACGGTAAATCAACACAAAATGATACCGATTCCTGTCTGCGAAATACCCGTTAATCTGATTTAA
- the yihA gene encoding ribosome biogenesis GTP-binding protein YihA/YsxC → MKISSAEFVMSNSDVAKCPKNNLPEYAFIGRSNVGKSSLINMLTSRKSLAKTSGRPGKTQLINHFLINKNWFLVDLPGYGYARVSKSSKKVFQKFITAYFSKRTQLVSAFVLIDCRHEPQKIDLEFMQWLGENQIPFSIIFTKADKLTKTKLPLNIEAYTNEMLKHWEEMPNYFISSSSSGLGKDEVLDYIQDINQQMANS, encoded by the coding sequence ATGAAGATTAGTAGCGCTGAATTTGTAATGAGCAACAGTGATGTTGCAAAATGTCCAAAAAATAATTTACCCGAATATGCATTTATCGGAAGATCCAATGTGGGTAAATCTTCTTTGATCAACATGTTGACTAGCCGCAAAAGTTTAGCAAAGACATCTGGAAGACCTGGAAAAACACAATTAATCAATCATTTTCTAATTAACAAAAATTGGTTTTTGGTAGATTTACCAGGCTATGGCTATGCAAGAGTTTCTAAATCATCTAAAAAAGTATTTCAGAAATTTATTACTGCATATTTTTCTAAAAGAACCCAGCTAGTTTCTGCATTTGTATTAATAGACTGTAGACATGAACCACAGAAAATTGATTTGGAATTCATGCAATGGCTAGGTGAAAACCAAATTCCCTTTTCCATAATTTTCACGAAAGCGGACAAACTCACAAAAACCAAATTACCTCTAAATATTGAAGCTTACACTAATGAAATGCTAAAACACTGGGAAGAAATGCCAAATTATTTTATTAGTTCATCTTCTTCTGGATTGGGTAAAGATGAAGTATTAGATTATATACAGGATATAAATCAGCAAATGGCCAATTCTTAA
- a CDS encoding penicillin-binding protein, giving the protein MAVKDKNILNRLYFIAGCMFIFAILVVVKLAKTQFVEGDMYRAKGEQRVFKTFDIPANRGNLYDSKGNLLATSVPKYDIRFDAVTVTDKDFRENITELSKALSKEFGKSAEHYDDVLRRARDNKNRYFLIQRNLGYSQYIRVKNFPLLKYGANRGGLIVEQRTIREHPIGKIAERTVGYERRDDQGYYTRVGLEGAYGPFLRGKEGKRKKQKIAKNQWKPIGDANEVEPQDGYDVISTIDVNVQDITHHALLAQLEKFEAEHGTVVVMETKTGEIKAISNLGRTKSGKYYEKLNYAVGESHEPGSTFKLMAMVAALEDKVIDSSYVVDTENGRVKFYDRVVKDSKWGGYGKISAAKAFELSSNTAFAKIIDENYKNDPKKFVNRLMNMGLHKTLGLSIKGEGKPKIPYPGDKDWYGTTLPWMAHGYGVAITPLQTLAFYNAIANNGQMVKPRFIKEVKAWDRTKEKFDKEVLNPAICSKETAKIVQEMMKNVVIRGTADNIQTENFQIAGKTGTCWGNYGKAKEREYISSFAGYFPAEDPRYSCIVVIHKPNKEKGYYGNIVAAPVFKTIALKVYNDIPVVDEVSPNIVESKEIEKSYEEYFQKARKYKTIMPNLKGMPAMDVISLLENMGLKVEVKGSGKVKSQSIEPGTKVQTNQTIRIELS; this is encoded by the coding sequence TTGGCAGTAAAAGATAAAAACATATTAAACAGGTTATACTTCATTGCGGGATGTATGTTCATCTTCGCAATTTTAGTTGTGGTAAAGCTGGCGAAAACACAATTCGTAGAGGGTGATATGTATCGTGCTAAGGGAGAACAACGTGTTTTTAAAACATTTGATATCCCGGCAAACCGTGGTAATTTATATGATAGTAAAGGTAATCTGTTGGCTACATCGGTACCTAAATATGACATTCGTTTTGACGCGGTTACGGTAACAGACAAAGATTTCAGAGAAAATATCACAGAGTTGTCTAAAGCATTGTCAAAAGAGTTTGGTAAATCAGCAGAACATTACGATGATGTATTAAGGAGAGCTAGAGATAATAAAAACAGATACTTTTTAATTCAAAGAAATCTAGGGTATTCTCAATATATACGGGTTAAAAATTTCCCTTTGTTAAAATATGGCGCAAACCGTGGGGGATTGATTGTAGAACAGCGAACAATTCGAGAACATCCAATTGGGAAAATAGCAGAAAGAACCGTTGGGTATGAACGTCGCGATGATCAAGGGTATTATACCAGAGTTGGATTAGAAGGTGCTTATGGACCTTTTTTGAGAGGAAAAGAAGGAAAACGTAAAAAACAAAAAATAGCAAAAAATCAATGGAAACCTATTGGAGATGCTAATGAAGTAGAACCGCAGGATGGGTACGATGTGATTTCTACAATAGATGTGAATGTTCAGGATATCACACATCACGCTTTATTGGCTCAATTAGAAAAGTTTGAAGCAGAACACGGAACTGTTGTGGTGATGGAAACCAAAACTGGGGAGATAAAAGCAATCTCTAATCTTGGACGTACCAAGTCAGGTAAATACTATGAGAAATTGAATTATGCAGTCGGAGAATCTCATGAGCCAGGATCAACATTTAAACTAATGGCTATGGTAGCAGCTTTAGAAGATAAAGTTATTGACTCTAGTTATGTAGTAGATACTGAAAATGGTCGTGTAAAATTTTATGATAGAGTTGTAAAAGATTCTAAATGGGGTGGATACGGAAAAATATCTGCTGCAAAAGCATTTGAATTGTCATCAAATACTGCTTTTGCAAAGATAATTGATGAAAATTATAAGAATGACCCAAAGAAGTTTGTAAATAGATTAATGAATATGGGGTTACACAAAACCTTAGGATTATCTATTAAAGGGGAAGGCAAACCAAAAATTCCTTATCCAGGAGATAAAGATTGGTATGGTACTACATTGCCATGGATGGCACACGGATACGGTGTTGCAATAACTCCGCTTCAAACATTAGCTTTCTATAATGCCATAGCTAATAATGGGCAGATGGTAAAGCCTAGGTTTATAAAAGAAGTAAAGGCTTGGGATAGAACCAAAGAAAAGTTTGACAAAGAAGTACTGAATCCGGCAATATGCTCTAAAGAAACAGCAAAGATTGTTCAGGAAATGATGAAAAATGTAGTAATCAGAGGAACGGCGGATAATATACAGACTGAGAATTTTCAGATAGCAGGAAAAACAGGTACATGTTGGGGTAATTATGGGAAAGCTAAAGAAAGAGAATACATATCCTCTTTTGCAGGATATTTTCCTGCAGAAGATCCTAGATACTCTTGCATAGTAGTTATTCATAAGCCTAATAAAGAAAAAGGATATTACGGGAATATCGTTGCAGCTCCGGTTTTTAAAACAATAGCTTTAAAAGTTTACAATGATATACCGGTTGTTGATGAGGTGTCTCCCAACATTGTTGAAAGCAAAGAAATAGAAAAAAGCTATGAGGAATACTTTCAGAAGGCAAGAAAATACAAAACTATAATGCCAAATTTAAAAGGGATGCCCGCTATGGATGTTATTTCTCTTTTAGAAAATATGGGATTAAAAGTAGAAGTAAAAGGCTCAGGAAAAGTAAAGAGTCAATCGATTGAGCCAGGAACCAAAGTACAAACAAATCAAACTATTAGAATAGAGTTATCGTGA
- the gldC gene encoding gliding motility protein GldC — translation MANTHKSEIKIEIELDENKVPEKLHWTAKDGGIENEETKAMLLSVWDNKNKESLRIDLWTKDMPVDEMKVFFHQTLVSMTETFNRATQDEKMSATMKDFCDYFAEKLDLKEK, via the coding sequence ATGGCAAATACTCATAAATCCGAGATCAAAATAGAAATAGAACTTGATGAAAATAAAGTTCCAGAAAAGCTACATTGGACTGCTAAAGATGGAGGAATCGAAAACGAAGAAACAAAGGCAATGTTATTATCGGTTTGGGATAATAAGAACAAGGAAAGCCTTCGGATTGATTTATGGACAAAGGATATGCCAGTTGATGAAATGAAGGTGTTTTTTCATCAGACTTTGGTGTCAATGACCGAAACATTTAATAGGGCTACACAAGATGAAAAGATGTCTGCAACAATGAAAGATTTTTGTGATTATTTCGCTGAGAAACTTGATCTTAAGGAAAAATAA
- the dnaG gene encoding DNA primase: MIHKSTIDTVFETARLEEVIGDFVQLKKSGSNFKGLSPFSEERTPSFMVSPVKQIWKDFSSGKGGNVVAFLMEHEHFTYPEAIKYLAKKYNIEIEETEQTDEQKEQANERESMYLVSEFANTFFQNTLHKTEQGKAIGLSYFKERGFTTETMQKFGLGYSPDTWDAFTSEAIKKGYKLEFLEKTGLTIVKEEKQFDRFKGRVMFPIQSMSGRVLGFGGRILTNEKKAAKYLNSPESDIYHKSKVLYGIYHAKQSIAKEDNCYLVEGYTDVIQFHQTGVKNVVSSSGTALTSDQIRLINRLTKNITVLFDGDAAGMRASIRGIDLILEQGMNVKVCSFPDGEDPDSFAKQNTLEELTVYLEENAQDFIRFKASLLQEESKTDPIKKAELVRDMVASIAKIPDVIKREIYVQECSRIMDISEDVLFDTLAQMRNVEAKDQRKQQKDSKKPLEVVKQEVQQQPKVNEQNGLEKKIIEILLLYGTHEEEFEDLIMKENDEGELILEPELYTTKVFEKIYLDLQEDEIEFTQSTFKAVYKILMDQLNQQEDFKIEHFINQIPPEVAYEITEIMMDEERHSLHRWVDMEIHVKKKEHSVSQYVSDTILNLRRFLINEKINELSREVKAQNFDDNRNILEDINNYYILRRLLYRKLNRVI, encoded by the coding sequence ATGATTCATAAGTCAACTATAGATACTGTATTCGAAACTGCCCGATTAGAAGAGGTGATAGGAGATTTTGTGCAACTTAAAAAATCTGGAAGTAATTTTAAAGGACTAAGTCCTTTTAGTGAAGAAAGAACACCATCGTTTATGGTTTCTCCTGTTAAACAAATCTGGAAAGATTTTTCCAGCGGTAAGGGAGGTAACGTAGTGGCATTCCTTATGGAGCATGAGCATTTTACATATCCTGAAGCAATAAAATATCTTGCAAAGAAGTATAATATAGAAATTGAAGAAACGGAACAAACCGATGAACAAAAAGAACAAGCTAACGAAAGAGAAAGCATGTATTTGGTCAGCGAGTTTGCAAATACCTTTTTTCAAAATACGCTTCATAAGACCGAACAAGGTAAGGCAATAGGTTTATCTTATTTTAAAGAACGAGGTTTTACTACAGAGACAATGCAAAAGTTCGGATTAGGGTATTCTCCTGATACTTGGGATGCATTTACATCAGAAGCAATAAAAAAAGGATATAAGCTAGAGTTTCTTGAAAAAACAGGGCTTACCATTGTAAAAGAAGAAAAGCAGTTTGATCGATTTAAGGGTAGGGTAATGTTTCCTATTCAATCGATGTCTGGTCGTGTATTAGGTTTTGGTGGAAGAATTTTGACCAATGAAAAGAAGGCTGCAAAATATCTAAATTCTCCAGAAAGTGATATTTATCATAAAAGTAAAGTGCTTTATGGTATATATCATGCGAAGCAATCAATAGCAAAAGAAGATAATTGTTATCTGGTAGAAGGATATACAGATGTGATTCAGTTTCATCAAACAGGAGTGAAAAATGTGGTTTCTTCTTCTGGTACAGCACTTACATCTGATCAAATTAGATTGATAAATCGACTTACCAAAAATATTACTGTTTTGTTCGATGGAGATGCTGCGGGTATGCGGGCATCTATTAGAGGGATCGATCTGATTCTGGAACAAGGGATGAATGTAAAAGTATGCAGTTTTCCTGATGGAGAGGATCCCGATAGTTTTGCGAAGCAAAATACATTAGAGGAACTAACAGTATATTTAGAGGAAAACGCTCAGGATTTTATAAGGTTTAAAGCTTCACTTTTGCAAGAAGAATCTAAAACTGACCCGATTAAGAAAGCCGAATTGGTGCGTGATATGGTGGCTAGTATTGCCAAGATTCCAGATGTTATTAAACGAGAAATCTATGTGCAGGAATGTTCGCGTATCATGGATATTTCTGAAGACGTACTTTTCGATACGCTGGCTCAAATGCGTAATGTTGAAGCCAAAGATCAAAGAAAACAACAAAAAGATTCCAAAAAACCTTTAGAGGTTGTAAAACAGGAAGTACAGCAACAACCTAAGGTAAATGAGCAAAACGGTCTGGAAAAAAAGATTATCGAAATCTTATTGTTATATGGCACCCATGAAGAAGAATTTGAGGATCTCATTATGAAAGAAAATGATGAAGGAGAACTGATTCTGGAACCAGAACTATATACTACAAAGGTTTTTGAAAAGATATATCTGGATCTTCAGGAAGATGAAATTGAATTTACGCAAAGCACATTTAAAGCGGTGTATAAAATTTTAATGGATCAATTAAACCAACAAGAGGATTTTAAAATTGAGCATTTCATAAATCAAATCCCTCCAGAGGTTGCTTATGAGATTACTGAAATTATGATGGATGAAGAGCGGCATTCTCTTCACAGATGGGTGGACATGGAGATTCATGTGAAGAAGAAAGAACATTCTGTATCACAATATGTTTCTGATACAATTCTTAATTTGAGAAGATTTTTAATTAACGAAAAAATAAATGAGCTTTCACGGGAAGTGAAAGCTCAAAATTTTGATGATAATAGAAACATCCTAGAGGATATTAATAATTATTATATTCTTAGGAGACTGCTCTACAGAAAATTAAACCGCGTGATTTAA
- the rsmH gene encoding 16S rRNA (cytosine(1402)-N(4))-methyltransferase RsmH → MEYHNPVLLKETVDGLAIKPDGVYVDVTFGGGGHSREILERLGPKGKLYAFDQDKDALLNTIDDERFVLINENFRFIKRFLRFHGVRKVDGILGDFGVSSHQFDVAERGFSTRFEADLDMRMNQGDELSAYHVINEYDESDLRTMFFQYGELRNAPKLARAIVSSRKDKPIKTSAELKEVLKPFMPKYKEHKILAQIYQAIRIEVNQEIEVLKEFLMQTQNVLDEGGRISLISYHSLEDRLVKRFIRSGLFEGEPEKDMYGNVSVPFKKVGGLIIPTDEEIKVNNRARSAKLRIAKRI, encoded by the coding sequence ATGGAATATCATAACCCAGTTTTACTGAAGGAAACTGTCGATGGTCTAGCGATCAAACCTGATGGCGTATACGTAGATGTTACTTTTGGTGGAGGAGGCCATTCTAGAGAGATTCTGGAAAGACTTGGGCCTAAAGGTAAATTGTATGCTTTTGATCAGGATAAAGATGCGCTCCTTAATACTATTGATGATGAACGGTTTGTTTTGATTAATGAGAATTTTAGGTTTATCAAGCGTTTTCTTCGTTTTCACGGAGTAAGAAAAGTAGATGGAATCTTAGGCGATTTTGGAGTTTCGTCTCATCAATTTGATGTAGCAGAACGAGGTTTCTCTACTCGGTTTGAAGCGGATTTGGATATGAGAATGAATCAAGGTGATGAGCTGTCAGCTTATCATGTGATTAATGAATATGATGAGTCAGATTTGAGAACAATGTTTTTTCAGTATGGAGAGTTGAGAAATGCTCCTAAGCTGGCAAGAGCTATCGTTAGCTCAAGAAAAGATAAGCCTATCAAAACGAGTGCAGAACTGAAGGAAGTGCTAAAACCGTTTATGCCAAAATATAAAGAACATAAAATATTGGCGCAGATATATCAGGCTATAAGGATAGAAGTGAATCAGGAAATTGAGGTGCTCAAAGAATTCCTAATGCAGACGCAAAATGTATTAGATGAAGGTGGTAGAATTAGTCTGATATCATACCACTCTTTAGAAGATAGATTGGTGAAAAGGTTTATCAGAAGCGGTTTGTTTGAAGGAGAACCTGAGAAAGATATGTATGGTAATGTTTCGGTGCCTTTTAAAAAAGTAGGAGGCTTGATAATTCCTACAGATGAAGAAATTAAAGTAAATAACAGAGCACGAAGTGCGAAACTAAGAATAGCAAAAAGGATTTGA
- the gldB gene encoding gliding motility lipoprotein GldB translates to MIIVFCVLWSCAEESKIEKEIAAIPVEIGIERFDRIFADVTSENLADVKMRYPFLFPEKTPDSIWIQKTKDTIQLEINTEVEKAFSNFSIEKEQIQSLLQHIKYYFPEVTTPRVITVTSNVDYQRKVILSDNLLIISLDTYLGADHHFYSGIQAYLKGRFVRDQILPDIATMYAKQLVELPRNRTFLENMIYYGKEMYLKDLFLPSFLDSQKMAYTEDQFAWTQANEEEIWRYFIDRQLLYSTEAELLPRFLYPAPFSKFYLEEIDQEAPDRVGQYIGWKIVSSYMKNNNVSLRQLLLTDAETIFNASKYKPER, encoded by the coding sequence ATGATCATAGTTTTTTGCGTTTTATGGTCATGCGCAGAGGAAAGTAAAATCGAAAAGGAAATAGCTGCGATACCTGTAGAAATTGGTATTGAACGTTTTGATAGAATTTTTGCGGATGTAACATCAGAAAATTTGGCGGATGTAAAAATGAGATATCCTTTTTTGTTTCCAGAAAAAACGCCAGATAGTATCTGGATTCAAAAAACCAAAGATACTATACAATTGGAAATTAATACAGAGGTTGAAAAAGCCTTTAGCAATTTCTCAATAGAAAAAGAACAAATCCAATCTCTCTTACAACATATAAAATATTACTTCCCGGAAGTAACAACACCAAGAGTAATTACAGTAACGTCTAATGTCGATTATCAACGAAAAGTTATCTTGTCAGATAATTTGTTGATTATTTCTCTTGATACTTATTTGGGAGCTGATCATCACTTTTATAGTGGTATACAGGCGTATCTTAAGGGGCGTTTTGTAAGAGATCAAATTTTGCCGGATATAGCCACTATGTATGCTAAGCAATTGGTTGAATTACCAAGAAATAGAACTTTTTTAGAGAATATGATATATTACGGAAAAGAAATGTATCTAAAAGATTTGTTTCTTCCTAGCTTTTTGGATAGCCAGAAAATGGCATATACAGAGGATCAATTTGCTTGGACGCAAGCAAATGAAGAGGAAATATGGAGGTACTTTATAGATCGTCAATTATTGTATAGTACAGAAGCTGAGTTGTTACCTAGATTCTTATATCCTGCCCCTTTCTCTAAGTTTTATTTAGAAGAAATTGATCAGGAAGCGCCAGACAGAGTCGGTCAGTATATAGGATGGAAGATAGTGAGTTCGTATATGAAAAATAACAATGTATCTTTGCGCCAATTATTATTAACAGATGCTGAAACAATTTTTAATGCTTCAAAATATAAACCCGAAAGATAA
- the mraZ gene encoding division/cell wall cluster transcriptional repressor MraZ: MVNLIGTYECKADAKGRLMMPVAFKKQLSPVLQDGFVLKRAVFQPCLELYPMEEWNLLMQKMNKLNRFKKKNNDFIRRFTAGVKVVEIDASGRLLIPKDLVSFAGITKELVLSSAVNIIEIWDKEQYEKAIDDAAVDFADLAEEVMGFDDETDGIS; encoded by the coding sequence GTGGTAAATCTTATAGGTACATACGAGTGTAAAGCAGACGCTAAGGGACGTTTGATGATGCCTGTTGCTTTTAAAAAACAACTTTCGCCGGTATTGCAAGATGGATTTGTATTGAAAAGAGCTGTATTTCAGCCTTGTTTGGAGTTGTATCCTATGGAAGAATGGAATCTTTTGATGCAAAAAATGAATAAACTAAATCGGTTTAAAAAGAAAAACAATGATTTCATCCGAAGGTTCACCGCTGGAGTAAAAGTTGTAGAAATCGATGCTAGTGGTCGTCTTTTGATACCAAAGGATTTAGTGAGTTTTGCTGGAATCACAAAAGAACTTGTGTTGTCTTCTGCTGTTAATATTATAGAAATTTGGGATAAGGAGCAGTACGAAAAAGCAATTGATGATGCCGCAGTAGATTTTGCTGACCTTGCCGAAGAAGTAATGGGATTTGACGATGAAACAGATGGAATATCATAA
- a CDS encoding response regulator transcription factor produces the protein MTNVLIADHHPITRKGIVSLLRNSEDFEIIGKVSNGNEMYDILKSNTPDILIMELDLPQINGIMALRTIKKEFTGIKVIIFSSHPEEMYALSAIKAGASAYLSKTVATKTLKKAIERVARGGIYLNDNLTQQLANGNTNENNMVVKYKKLSSREIEVLNLLSSGKRNKDIASTLSINEKTVSTYKTRLLKKLKVDNLADLIHQSRLLHIN, from the coding sequence ATGACAAACGTACTAATCGCAGATCATCATCCTATTACTAGAAAAGGGATTGTTTCTTTACTTAGAAACTCTGAAGATTTTGAAATCATCGGAAAAGTAAGTAATGGAAATGAAATGTATGATATTCTAAAATCTAACACTCCTGACATATTGATCATGGAGTTAGACTTGCCTCAGATTAACGGCATTATGGCATTGCGAACCATAAAAAAAGAATTTACAGGAATTAAAGTTATTATTTTTAGCTCTCATCCTGAAGAAATGTATGCTCTAAGTGCTATTAAAGCAGGTGCTTCTGCTTATTTATCAAAAACAGTTGCTACTAAAACTCTTAAGAAAGCAATAGAACGAGTTGCTCGTGGAGGTATTTACCTTAATGATAATCTAACTCAACAGTTAGCTAATGGTAATACTAACGAAAACAATATGGTTGTGAAGTACAAGAAATTATCTTCTAGAGAAATAGAGGTATTAAATTTATTGTCTTCAGGAAAACGTAATAAAGATATTGCTAGTACTTTATCTATAAATGAAAAAACTGTTAGCACTTACAAAACCAGATTACTTAAGAAACTAAAAGTAGATAATCTAGCAGATCTAATCCATCAAAGTAGATTATTACATATTAATTAA
- a CDS encoding alpha/beta fold hydrolase — protein sequence MKHELKKDGKFSYLELGEGTPIVILHGLMGGLSNFDGVSTYFPENGYKVLIPELPLYEMPLIKTSVGTFAKYLKDFIDQLGYKEVILLGNSLGGHIGLLCTKMFPEKIKALVITGSSGLYESAMGESYPKRGDYEYIKAKAENVFYDPAIATKEIVDEVYATVNDRNKLIRTLAIAKSAIRHNMAKDLPNMKTPTCIIWGRNDNVTPPEVADDFNRLLPDSDLYWIDKCGHAAMMEHPEEFNKLLHSWLQERNF from the coding sequence ATGAAGCACGAATTAAAAAAAGACGGAAAATTCAGTTATCTTGAATTAGGGGAAGGCACACCAATCGTGATTTTACACGGATTAATGGGTGGCTTAAGCAACTTTGACGGCGTAAGCACTTATTTTCCAGAAAATGGATATAAGGTTTTGATACCGGAGCTTCCGCTATACGAAATGCCGTTGATAAAAACTAGCGTTGGTACTTTTGCTAAATACCTTAAGGACTTTATCGATCAACTTGGTTACAAAGAAGTAATTTTATTAGGTAATTCTCTTGGAGGACATATTGGATTGTTATGCACTAAAATGTTTCCGGAAAAAATAAAAGCTTTGGTAATAACAGGTAGTTCAGGACTTTATGAAAGTGCAATGGGTGAAAGCTATCCTAAACGAGGTGATTATGAATACATAAAAGCTAAAGCGGAAAATGTATTTTATGATCCTGCAATTGCTACTAAAGAAATTGTTGACGAAGTATATGCGACAGTTAATGACCGTAATAAACTTATAAGAACATTAGCAATTGCCAAGAGTGCCATACGACATAATATGGCTAAAGATCTTCCTAATATGAAAACTCCAACTTGTATTATTTGGGGTAGAAATGATAATGTTACTCCTCCTGAAGTTGCAGATGATTTTAACCGATTACTGCCAGATTCTGATTTATACTGGATAGACAAATGTGGGCACGCTGCCATGATGGAACATCCAGAAGAGTTTAATAAACTATTACATTCTTGGTTACAGGAGCGTAATTTCTAA